Proteins encoded together in one Candidatus Omnitrophota bacterium window:
- a CDS encoding DUF2934 domain-containing protein has protein sequence MDRREEIKRLAESLYIRDGRKNDKTLDYWLKAERIVLRRQKILKYMIVAILLIGIMSWLFQQKI, from the coding sequence ATGGATCGGAGAGAAGAGATTAAGAGGCTGGCGGAGTCTTTGTATATTAGAGACGGGCGGAAGAATGATAAGACTTTAGATTATTGGCTTAAGGCAGAAAGAATAGTCCTTCGCCGCCAGAAGATTCTGAAGTATATGATAGTGGCTATACTTTTGATTGGTATCATGTCTTGGTTATTTCAGCAGAAGATATAA
- a CDS encoding acylphosphatase, whose amino-acid sequence MKKQVHLFFSGRVQGIGFRYTAENLANKLDVTGWVKNLRDGRVEVLAQAEEEVLKDFLNKLSDYFSRYIKDVEVSWQDASGDFSGFEVEF is encoded by the coding sequence ATGAAAAAACAAGTTCATTTGTTTTTTAGTGGGCGGGTGCAAGGGATAGGTTTCCGGTATACCGCAGAGAACTTGGCTAATAAATTGGATGTTACCGGTTGGGTAAAAAACCTTCGTGACGGAAGGGTTGAAGTTTTAGCTCAAGCGGAGGAAGAGGTTTTAAAGGATTTTTTAAATAAGCTAAGCGATTACTTTTCTCGCTACATAAAAGATGTTGAAGTAAGTTGGCAGGATGCTTCCGGAGATTTTAGCGGTTTTGAGGTAGAGTTTTAA
- the xerD gene encoding site-specific tyrosine recombinase XerD: protein MKELIDTFLDYLSVERGLSSNTISSYRQDLNFYLDYIAQLRIDALSKITKNDITNFMINQKDKGISPNSIARRLAAIRMFHRFLSRERILKADPTDLVDTPKLWKKIPETLSLNEVESLINQPDIRQTQGIRDKAILETLYATGMRVSEAVNLRLDNVNLDVGFLRCIGKGNKERVIPLGKKAVSYIKKYLDESRPKLLKKSQSDYLFISRLGKNISRQSFWKMIKRYARQAGIKKTMKPHIMRHSFATHLLEHGADLRSVQEMLGHANISTTQIYTHINKERLKSVHKMFHPRP from the coding sequence ATGAAAGAATTAATTGATACATTTCTTGATTATCTGTCTGTTGAGCGGGGGCTTTCTTCCAATACCATCTCTTCTTATCGGCAGGACCTTAACTTTTATTTAGATTACATTGCTCAATTGCGAATCGACGCGCTTTCAAAAATTACAAAGAATGATATTACAAATTTCATGATTAACCAGAAAGATAAAGGTATATCGCCAAATTCTATTGCCAGAAGACTTGCTGCAATTAGGATGTTTCATAGGTTTTTGTCCCGAGAGAGGATTTTAAAGGCAGACCCGACGGATCTTGTTGATACTCCGAAATTGTGGAAAAAAATTCCCGAAACTTTAAGCTTAAACGAAGTTGAGTCTTTGATAAATCAGCCTGATATAAGGCAAACTCAGGGTATAAGGGATAAAGCTATTTTGGAAACTTTGTATGCTACAGGGATGCGGGTATCGGAGGCAGTTAATTTAAGATTGGATAATGTGAATTTGGATGTTGGTTTCTTGCGTTGTATCGGCAAGGGCAATAAGGAAAGAGTTATCCCTTTGGGCAAGAAAGCAGTTTCCTATATCAAAAAATATCTGGATGAATCGCGACCGAAATTATTAAAAAAGAGCCAGTCTGATTATTTATTTATAAGCCGTTTAGGAAAAAATATTTCAAGGCAGTCATTTTGGAAGATGATTAAAAGATATGCGCGTCAGGCTGGGATTAAGAAGACAATGAAGCCTCATATAATGAGGCATTCTTTTGCTACTCATTTGTTGGAACACGGCGCAGATTTACGTTCTGTGCAAGAGATGTTGGGTCACGCGAATATTTCTACAACACAAATTTACACGCATATAAATAAAGAAAGACTAAAGTCGGTGCATAAAATGTTTCATCCCAGGCCTTAG
- the ribD gene encoding bifunctional diaminohydroxyphosphoribosylaminopyrimidine deaminase/5-amino-6-(5-phosphoribosylamino)uracil reductase RibD translates to MKKDHQYYMNLALKLALKGKGRTSPNPMVGAVVVKDGKIIGRGFHARAGLAHAEIVALDEAGEKAKGATLYVTLEPCAHFGRTPPCVDRIIASQVKEVIIGMVDPNPVNNSKGLNILKQHHIKVEVGFLEDKIKKLNESFIKYITKRMPLVTVKIAQSLDGRIATKTGESKWITSDKSRAFAHRRRKDFDAIMVGVNTVLRDNPSLDAWFSDKHPIKIIIDSQLSTPENSIIFSNNRQVIIVTLPAKPGQETENRKILSQKAMILEVKEKDGQINLKSMLKRLAQLGITNILVEGGGTLIGSLFDEHLVDKIMFFVSPKIIGGKEAISSVMGSGISRIDKAIKLKELTLKRLSDDLLIEGYIK, encoded by the coding sequence ATGAAAAAAGATCATCAGTATTACATGAATTTGGCTTTAAAATTAGCTCTTAAAGGTAAAGGCAGGACTTCGCCAAATCCCATGGTGGGGGCGGTGGTAGTAAAAGATGGAAAGATTATCGGCAGGGGGTTCCATGCAAGGGCGGGGTTGGCGCATGCGGAGATAGTTGCTTTAGATGAAGCTGGAGAAAAAGCAAAAGGAGCAACTCTTTATGTTACGCTTGAGCCATGTGCGCATTTCGGCAGGACGCCTCCTTGCGTTGACAGGATAATCGCAAGCCAAGTTAAAGAAGTCATCATCGGGATGGTTGATCCAAATCCGGTAAACAATTCAAAGGGCTTAAATATTCTTAAACAGCATCATATTAAAGTAGAGGTAGGTTTTCTTGAGGACAAAATAAAGAAACTAAACGAATCATTCATAAAATATATTACAAAAAGAATGCCGTTGGTTACGGTAAAAATTGCCCAGTCATTGGATGGCAGGATTGCGACTAAAACCGGGGAATCAAAATGGATAACTTCGGACAAGTCGCGTGCATTTGCCCATCGCAGGCGCAAGGATTTTGATGCGATTATGGTTGGTGTAAATACTGTGCTTCGGGATAACCCAAGCCTGGACGCCTGGTTTTCCGATAAGCATCCAATAAAGATTATTATTGATAGCCAATTGAGCACTCCGGAGAACTCTATTATATTTTCAAATAATCGCCAGGTTATCATTGTTACTTTGCCTGCAAAGCCCGGGCAGGAAACAGAAAACAGGAAGATTCTTTCACAGAAAGCAATGATTCTGGAAGTAAAAGAAAAAGACGGGCAGATTAATCTAAAAAGCATGCTTAAAAGATTAGCGCAGTTGGGAATAACAAACATCCTTGTTGAGGGCGGTGGTACGTTAATCGGCTCTTTATTTGATGAACATCTGGTAGATAAGATCATGTTTTTTGTAAGCCCAAAGATTATCGGCGGAAAAGAGGCGATTAGTTCGGTTATGGGAAGCGGTATTTCGCGCATAGATAAGGCGATTAAGCTTAAAGAATTAACCCTTAAGCGTTTAAGTGATGATTTATTGATAGAAGGATATATAAAATAG
- a CDS encoding PHP domain-containing protein — protein sequence MKFADLHLHTVYSDGTSTPEELVLESAKRSLSCIAVVDHDTVKGIDGTILAASKENIEVIPGIELSAEYNGLEIHILGYFIDYKNEVLINKLEALRQNRIERVYKITDKLKESGINLNPDSVFGISGMGTVGRMHIARAMVKEGFVNSTYEAFKKYIGDNCPAYVLGFKFSPFEAINLIKDFQGIPVLAHPYIIKNDDLILELIMNGIMGLEIYYPEHSQSMINYYLELAKKYNLVVTGGSDFHGEAKPDVKIGCMKLPYEFVEKMKEARQKNT from the coding sequence GTGAAATTCGCGGACCTGCATTTACATACAGTATATTCAGATGGGACATCTACTCCTGAAGAGCTGGTTTTAGAAAGCGCCAAACGCTCTTTATCTTGTATCGCTGTAGTAGACCACGATACAGTCAAGGGGATAGATGGGACTATCCTTGCAGCAAGCAAAGAGAATATTGAAGTTATCCCGGGGATAGAGTTAAGCGCAGAATACAACGGATTAGAAATCCATATCTTAGGGTATTTTATAGACTATAAAAATGAAGTGCTTATAAATAAACTGGAGGCTCTTCGGCAAAATCGTATTGAGCGTGTTTATAAGATAACCGATAAATTGAAAGAATCAGGTATTAATTTAAATCCAGATTCTGTTTTTGGTATTTCTGGAATGGGTACGGTAGGCAGGATGCATATTGCCCGTGCCATGGTAAAGGAAGGCTTTGTTAATTCTACTTACGAAGCTTTTAAAAAATATATAGGCGATAATTGCCCTGCTTATGTTTTAGGTTTTAAATTCAGCCCATTTGAGGCAATTAATTTAATTAAAGATTTCCAAGGCATACCGGTATTAGCCCATCCTTACATAATAAAGAATGATGATTTAATCTTGGAATTAATAATGAACGGGATTATGGGGCTGGAGATTTATTACCCTGAACATTCCCAATCCATGATAAATTACTATCTTGAATTAGCAAAAAAATATAATTTAGTAGTAACCGGTGGGTCGGATTTTCATGGTGAAGCCAAGCCTGACGTTAAGATTGGCTGCATGAAACTTCCTTATGAATTTGTAGAAAAGATGAAAGAAGCAAGGCAGAAGAATACATGA
- a CDS encoding MBL fold metallo-hydrolase: MILESVHVGAMDVNCYILASSEGSKAIIIDPGAQERRIQKVLDKHKLTPAFIVNTHGHYDHIGCDDKFGVKVYVHKLDSEMLKNPQLNFSAFFSIPYSVNSEIEELEEGSLLELDDLQLKVLHIPGHSKGGIALLMLKPEGSNIVFTGDSLFRHSIGRSDLNGGNEDLLKKNIKEKLLALPPETIVYPGHGDSTTISEEINNNPFFLL; encoded by the coding sequence ATGATATTAGAATCTGTACATGTGGGAGCGATGGATGTAAATTGTTATATCCTTGCTTCTTCTGAAGGCTCAAAAGCGATAATTATTGATCCGGGTGCTCAAGAACGCAGGATCCAGAAGGTTCTGGATAAACATAAATTAACACCGGCTTTCATTGTGAACACCCACGGCCACTATGATCATATTGGCTGCGATGATAAATTCGGAGTTAAGGTCTATGTGCACAAACTCGACTCAGAGATGTTAAAGAACCCGCAGCTTAATTTCTCCGCTTTCTTCTCGATTCCTTATAGCGTTAATTCTGAAATAGAAGAATTAGAAGAAGGCAGCCTTCTTGAGCTCGATGATTTACAGTTAAAAGTATTGCATATCCCGGGGCACTCAAAAGGAGGTATTGCTTTATTAATGCTAAAGCCCGAAGGAAGTAATATCGTCTTTACAGGGGATAGCCTGTTTCGCCATAGCATAGGAAGGTCGGATTTAAATGGCGGGAATGAAGATTTACTTAAAAAGAATATAAAAGAAAAGTTATTAGCTTTGCCTCCAGAAACCATAGTTTATCCGGGCCACGGAGATTCTACTACAATCAGCGAAGAAATAAATAATAACCCATTTTTTCTCTTATGA
- a CDS encoding riboflavin synthase produces the protein MFSGIVEELGVVRSISKRGAVNIIEIEAKKVLIDVKIGDSIAVNGVCLTAVKQKDNLLSFEAMSETLKVTNLGVLRIGEKVNLERSLKIGDRLSGHFVYGHVDCSGVVRKKNNLNGNLCFEIAIPPKFLGWVIPKGSVAIDGISLTIVDRKPGTLRVYIIPHTLANTTLGFKGVGSKVNIEFDILAKN, from the coding sequence ATGTTCTCAGGGATTGTTGAAGAATTAGGAGTTGTTAGGAGTATTTCAAAGCGTGGGGCAGTTAATATTATAGAAATAGAGGCGAAAAAAGTTTTGATTGATGTAAAAATTGGAGATAGTATTGCGGTAAATGGCGTGTGCTTGACAGCCGTAAAGCAAAAAGATAATTTGTTGTCATTTGAGGCAATGTCGGAGACTCTAAAGGTTACTAATCTCGGGGTTTTAAGGATAGGAGAAAAGGTAAATCTTGAGCGCAGCCTAAAGATAGGGGATCGTTTATCCGGGCATTTTGTTTATGGCCATGTTGATTGCTCGGGGGTAGTGCGTAAGAAAAATAATCTTAATGGTAATCTATGTTTTGAAATAGCTATCCCTCCTAAATTCTTAGGGTGGGTTATTCCAAAGGGTTCGGTAGCAATTGATGGTATAAGTTTAACGATAGTTGATAGAAAGCCGGGAACTTTAAGGGTTTATATTATTCCTCATACATTAGCGAATACAACGTTAGGTTTTAAAGGAGTTGGTAGCAAGGTTAATATTGAATTTGACATCCTCGCCAAAAACTAG
- the nusB gene encoding transcription antitermination factor NusB codes for MRKRTQAREFALQVLYQVDITKDNYEVSLENFWASHLEENIEEELKQFAGELVKGVVENLVEIDKKILQFATNWRLERMAVVDRNILRMSSFELLFRDDIPPKVSINEAVELAKKYSGLEAGKFVNAILDKIKLEKNK; via the coding sequence ATGAGAAAACGCACACAAGCCAGAGAATTCGCTTTACAGGTCCTGTATCAAGTGGATATTACAAAAGATAATTATGAAGTTTCTTTAGAAAACTTTTGGGCCTCACATCTTGAGGAGAACATTGAAGAAGAACTAAAACAGTTTGCCGGGGAGCTTGTTAAGGGAGTTGTGGAGAATCTTGTTGAAATTGATAAAAAGATTTTGCAATTCGCGACCAATTGGCGCCTGGAGCGCATGGCAGTTGTTGATAGAAATATCTTAAGAATGAGCTCTTTTGAGCTTTTGTTCCGTGATGATATCCCACCGAAAGTTTCAATAAATGAAGCAGTGGAACTTGCCAAAAAATATTCCGGCCTTGAGGCAGGAAAATTTGTTAACGCTATACTTGATAAAATAAAATTAGAAAAGAATAAGTGA
- a CDS encoding CCA tRNA nucleotidyltransferase, whose translation MKEYLKKLPQEIQGLIKLAGEVASSRNMPAYLVGGFVRDLILGVPNLDLDIVVEGDGISFAQDFGCALRKKIIRHLRFGTATIMYSDELKIDIATARKEYYPKPAHLPVIEGSSLKDDHFRRDFTINAMAIAINTASFGKLIDTFGGVEDLRNKKIRILHDLSFIDDPTRILRAVRFEQRYNFKIEPKTLKLLKQAVNAKMLEKVEPQRTRDELVLALKEERPLKEIKRLKEIAGFGFLSPLLILKKNNYDLLVQIEKEVNWFKKNYSERRNLDTWLIYLIGLTDALNKKSVEDICRRFSFRRGETKRLLNYKEISPKSIIKLAKLKVKPSWIFSFFEPLSYEVIIALKAKYKNKYIQKHIKDFFEIYNGMSILCCGEDLRKIGILPGPHYQNIFSKVLNAKLNGEVKTKEDELLLIRKLFN comes from the coding sequence ATGAAAGAGTATTTAAAAAAACTTCCGCAAGAGATTCAGGGGTTAATTAAATTGGCAGGAGAAGTTGCCTCCAGCAGAAATATGCCGGCTTATTTAGTAGGAGGGTTTGTACGGGATTTAATTTTAGGAGTCCCTAACCTTGATTTGGATATAGTAGTAGAAGGCGATGGAATTTCTTTTGCGCAGGATTTTGGCTGTGCTTTAAGAAAAAAGATTATACGCCATCTGCGTTTTGGTACAGCTACGATTATGTATAGCGATGAACTTAAGATTGATATTGCTACTGCGCGCAAGGAATATTACCCTAAGCCTGCGCATCTTCCGGTAATTGAAGGCAGCAGCCTTAAAGACGATCATTTCAGAAGGGATTTTACAATTAACGCTATGGCAATAGCCATAAATACTGCTTCTTTTGGTAAGCTTATTGATACTTTTGGTGGCGTGGAAGATTTAAGGAATAAAAAGATACGCATATTGCACGATTTAAGCTTTATTGATGATCCGACGCGGATTTTAAGAGCAGTGCGTTTTGAGCAAAGGTATAATTTCAAGATTGAGCCTAAGACATTAAAGCTTTTAAAACAAGCTGTAAACGCTAAAATGCTAGAAAAGGTTGAGCCTCAGAGGACCCGCGATGAACTTGTTCTGGCATTAAAAGAAGAGCGGCCTTTAAAAGAGATTAAGCGGCTTAAGGAAATAGCAGGTTTTGGATTCTTAAGCCCACTTCTTATTTTAAAGAAAAACAATTATGATTTGTTGGTGCAGATTGAGAAAGAAGTAAACTGGTTTAAAAAGAATTATTCTGAGCGCAGGAATCTTGATACTTGGTTAATTTATCTTATCGGTTTAACAGACGCTCTTAATAAAAAAAGCGTTGAAGATATCTGCCGCAGGTTTTCTTTCCGGCGCGGTGAAACAAAAAGATTGCTAAACTATAAAGAAATCAGTCCGAAATCAATTATTAAACTTGCTAAATTAAAGGTTAAGCCATCGTGGATTTTCTCTTTCTTTGAGCCTTTAAGTTATGAGGTTATTATTGCGCTTAAGGCTAAATATAAGAATAAATACATCCAGAAGCACATAAAAGATTTCTTTGAAATTTATAATGGTATGAGTATACTTTGCTGTGGGGAAGATCTAAGGAAAATAGGTATTTTGCCCGGGCCGCATTATCAGAATATTTTCTCAAAGGTTTTAAACGCGAAGCTTAATGGAGAAGTAAAGACAAAGGAAGATGAGCTGTTATTAATTAGAAAATTGTTTAATTAA
- a CDS encoding metallophosphoesterase family protein — MRYGIFSDVHSNIEALNAVVSAYEKEGIDKYLCLGDVVGYASSPKECIGLVSSVSDVVIAGNHDWACVDLFSAKYFNSLAATAIKWTKEQLVEENKLFLRSLKLSYKNQDLALVHGSLDNPGNFNYLIDSSTAKETFALMQNNICFLGHTHIAGIFIQNPSGKITYQQDQRVKIQDNNKYIINAGSVGQPRDGNPMAAYCIYDTQEKQVQINRIEYDWSLTREKIIASGLPRFLGDRLLTGN; from the coding sequence ATGCGCTACGGAATCTTTTCCGATGTTCATTCTAATATTGAAGCACTTAATGCTGTAGTTAGTGCTTATGAGAAAGAAGGTATTGATAAATACCTTTGCCTTGGAGATGTAGTTGGTTATGCCTCTTCTCCGAAAGAATGCATTGGTTTGGTAAGCTCTGTTTCAGATGTGGTTATTGCCGGCAATCACGATTGGGCTTGTGTTGATTTATTCTCAGCTAAATATTTTAATTCACTTGCTGCAACTGCCATTAAATGGACAAAAGAACAGCTTGTTGAAGAGAACAAACTGTTTCTTAGGTCTTTGAAATTAAGCTACAAGAATCAGGATTTAGCATTAGTCCACGGTTCGCTTGACAACCCGGGTAATTTTAATTATTTGATTGATAGCAGCACAGCAAAGGAAACATTTGCTCTTATGCAGAATAATATTTGTTTTTTAGGGCATACCCATATTGCAGGAATCTTTATTCAAAACCCATCCGGTAAGATTACTTATCAGCAGGATCAGCGCGTTAAAATTCAAGATAATAATAAGTATATTATAAATGCAGGTAGTGTTGGACAACCAAGAGACGGAAATCCGATGGCAGCATATTGTATTTATGATACACAGGAAAAACAAGTTCAGATTAATAGAATAGAATATGATTGGAGTTTAACAAGAGAGAAAATAATTGCTTCGGGGCTTCCAAGGTTTCTTGGAGACAGGCTTTTAACGGGGAATTAA
- the rbfA gene encoding 30S ribosome-binding factor RbfA produces the protein MGRIDKVAEAIKKEVSLIIHDELKDPRLGFVTITNVEVTKDLRVAKIFFSVLGKEEDRKKTKAALDSASGFIRKHVTETINLKFSPEIIFREDRSSEYSCRIEEVLNEIKEMEKTDEPKKSRRSNKKVQ, from the coding sequence ATGGGCAGGATTGACAAAGTAGCAGAAGCGATTAAAAAGGAAGTGAGCCTTATTATCCATGATGAGTTAAAAGACCCTCGTCTAGGATTTGTTACAATTACGAATGTTGAGGTAACTAAAGATTTGCGGGTTGCTAAAATCTTCTTTAGTGTTTTGGGTAAAGAAGAGGATCGTAAGAAAACTAAGGCTGCCCTTGATTCCGCATCGGGGTTCATTCGTAAACACGTTACTGAAACGATAAACCTGAAGTTCTCCCCGGAGATTATTTTTAGGGAGGACAGGTCAAGCGAATATAGCTGTAGGATAGAAGAAGTGTTAAATGAAATAAAAGAGATGGAGAAAACAGATGAGCCTAAAAAAAGCCGCAGAAGCAATAAAAAAGTACAGTAA
- the ligA gene encoding NAD-dependent DNA ligase LigA, whose protein sequence is MSDIKKKIEDLRSQIRQHDYKYYVLSQPVISDKEYDNLIVELKKLEDEYPQFLSSDSPTVRLSAGVLEGFQTVGHKQKMFSLDNTYSFDELKEWFERVHKGLKAQEKVEYVAELKIDGVSANITYEKGRLVIGATRGDGQTGEDVTQNIKTIRAIPLILLGKNIPELIEIRGEVYMERKDFDSLNKERENEGEVLFANPRNAASGSLKLLDTSIVAKRRLSFFAHSLGELKGDKILNHWDFLESLKNWGVRINPDSKLCNSPEEVLDYCKKWQEKRDKVTYEIDGVVIKVNSLRQQEALGSTLKSPRWAVAYKFPARQATTEILKININVGRTGVITPTAELKPVECSGVIIKHATLHNFDEIKRLGIREGDRVLIERAGDVIPKVVKVVESKGRKAFSIPHACPVCSGKVIKEKEEDVAYRCINPSCPAQLERGLLHFSSRDAMDIEGMGEAVVAQLVNLKLIHSFADIYKLSYNDLSKIELFKEKKINNLLSAIQKSKQKSLSRLIFALGIRHIGEKAALVLAGQFRTIDNLIAAKKEDLEKIYEVGPIVSESIKEYFSLASTKKLIEDLRKEGLNFKEDAGRIKETVFTGKTVVFTGELKGLSRSAAENLVRSCGGNAVSSVSKNTDYVVVGENPGSKFEKAKKLKVKVINEKEFLASTRS, encoded by the coding sequence ATGTCTGATATTAAGAAGAAAATAGAAGATTTGAGATCGCAGATCCGCCAGCACGATTACAAATATTATGTTTTAAGCCAGCCGGTTATTTCAGATAAAGAATATGATAATCTTATTGTTGAGTTAAAAAAGCTTGAAGATGAATACCCGCAATTTCTAAGCAGTGATTCTCCTACGGTGCGCCTTAGCGCAGGGGTTCTAGAAGGTTTTCAAACTGTAGGCCATAAACAAAAGATGTTTTCCTTGGATAACACTTATTCTTTTGATGAGTTAAAAGAATGGTTTGAAAGGGTGCATAAAGGGCTTAAAGCTCAAGAAAAAGTTGAATATGTGGCTGAGTTGAAGATTGACGGAGTAAGCGCCAATATTACTTACGAGAAAGGCAGGCTTGTAATTGGTGCAACCCGGGGAGATGGCCAAACCGGTGAAGATGTAACTCAGAATATTAAAACTATACGCGCAATACCTTTAATTCTGTTAGGTAAAAATATCCCGGAATTAATTGAAATCCGCGGTGAAGTGTATATGGAAAGAAAGGATTTTGATTCTTTAAACAAAGAAAGAGAAAATGAAGGCGAAGTTTTATTCGCTAATCCCAGGAATGCGGCAAGCGGATCTTTGAAGCTTCTTGATACAAGCATAGTCGCTAAAAGGCGGTTGAGTTTTTTCGCTCATTCTTTGGGAGAATTAAAAGGTGATAAGATTCTTAATCATTGGGATTTTCTTGAGTCTTTGAAAAACTGGGGTGTACGCATAAATCCCGACTCCAAACTTTGTAATAGCCCCGAAGAAGTATTGGATTATTGCAAAAAATGGCAGGAGAAAAGAGATAAGGTTACTTATGAAATAGATGGAGTGGTGATCAAGGTAAATAGCCTTAGGCAGCAGGAGGCATTAGGCTCTACTTTAAAAAGCCCGCGTTGGGCAGTTGCTTATAAATTCCCGGCGCGTCAGGCAACTACAGAAATTCTAAAAATAAATATTAATGTGGGCAGGACCGGGGTTATTACTCCTACTGCAGAATTAAAACCGGTTGAGTGTAGCGGAGTAATTATTAAGCATGCAACACTGCATAATTTTGATGAAATTAAACGTTTAGGCATAAGAGAAGGGGATAGGGTATTAATTGAGCGGGCAGGGGATGTTATCCCAAAAGTTGTTAAGGTTGTGGAATCAAAAGGGAGAAAAGCTTTTTCTATCCCGCATGCGTGCCCGGTTTGTTCCGGTAAAGTAATAAAAGAAAAAGAGGAAGATGTTGCATACCGCTGTATTAATCCATCTTGCCCTGCTCAGCTTGAGCGTGGCCTTTTGCATTTTTCAAGCAGGGATGCTATGGATATAGAGGGGATGGGTGAAGCAGTAGTAGCCCAACTGGTTAATTTAAAACTAATACATAGCTTTGCAGATATCTATAAATTAAGCTATAATGATTTATCAAAGATAGAGTTATTTAAGGAAAAGAAGATTAATAATTTGCTCTCGGCGATTCAAAAAAGTAAACAAAAATCCTTATCGCGTTTAATTTTTGCTTTGGGGATTCGTCACATCGGAGAAAAGGCAGCGCTCGTTTTAGCAGGGCAATTTAGAACAATAGATAATCTGATAGCTGCAAAAAAGGAAGATTTAGAAAAGATATATGAAGTTGGCCCCATTGTGTCAGAATCTATCAAAGAATATTTCTCTCTTGCCTCAACAAAGAAATTGATTGAGGATTTAAGAAAGGAAGGATTAAATTTTAAAGAGGATGCTGGAAGGATAAAAGAGACTGTTTTTACGGGTAAAACTGTAGTTTTTACAGGAGAGCTAAAAGGATTAAGCAGGTCGGCAGCTGAAAATCTGGTACGTTCATGCGGTGGAAATGCCGTTAGCAGCGTTAGTAAAAATACCGATTATGTCGTTGTTGGAGAAAACCCGGGTTCTAAATTTGAAAAAGCAAAAAAACTTAAGGTTAAAGTTATCAATGAAAAAGAATTTCTTGCTTCAACAAGGAGTTAG
- a CDS encoding bifunctional oligoribonuclease/PAP phosphatase NrnA, with product MSLKKAAEAIKKYSKFLITAHTSLEGDALGSELAFYMLLRKLGKEAYIVNEDGIPYEYGFLPRKEIVRKFDKGVLRLDFDCFVALDCSDLRRTGEVYKLNSKYAPVINIDHHISNEMFGDVNWVDPHSSSASEMIYRLYKYMHIAFTDESALFLYVGIFTDTGSFRYSNTTSFTHKAASELLKFKISVPQVYNNVYGNIPYQDIKALTRIFPNLKLESAGKIAWVQIERAMLKESEQSFDIADHVLSFARAIRGVEVVVLFRHNLGVKDEIRINFRSQGKVDVNKIAKEFGGGGHKTASGATVRGDINQVRRKVLSRIKEEVSKL from the coding sequence ATGAGCCTAAAAAAAGCCGCAGAAGCAATAAAAAAGTACAGTAAGTTTTTAATTACGGCGCATACAAGTTTGGAGGGAGATGCCTTAGGCTCGGAATTGGCTTTTTATATGTTGCTTAGGAAGTTAGGAAAAGAAGCCTATATTGTCAATGAGGACGGGATTCCTTATGAATATGGATTCCTGCCTCGCAAAGAAATTGTAAGAAAATTTGATAAAGGGGTTTTAAGGTTGGATTTTGATTGTTTTGTAGCTTTGGATTGTTCTGACTTGCGCCGCACCGGAGAGGTCTATAAATTAAATTCAAAGTATGCCCCCGTTATAAATATTGACCACCACATCAGCAATGAAATGTTTGGAGATGTGAACTGGGTTGATCCGCATTCTTCTTCAGCTTCGGAGATGATTTATCGTCTTTACAAATATATGCATATCGCTTTTACTGACGAGTCAGCGCTATTTTTATATGTAGGTATTTTTACCGATACCGGGTCATTCAGATATTCCAACACAACTTCTTTCACCCATAAGGCAGCTTCTGAGCTTTTAAAATTTAAAATTAGCGTTCCTCAGGTGTATAATAATGTTTACGGTAATATCCCTTATCAGGATATTAAAGCGTTAACCAGAATCTTCCCGAATTTAAAACTTGAATCCGCAGGTAAGATTGCTTGGGTCCAGATTGAACGCGCAATGCTTAAAGAAAGCGAGCAGTCTTTTGATATAGCAGACCACGTTTTAAGTTTTGCGCGTGCAATAAGAGGAGTAGAGGTTGTCGTTCTCTTCAGGCATAACTTGGGCGTTAAGGATGAAATTAGAATAAATTTCCGTTCACAAGGCAAGGTTGATGTAAATAAAATTGCCAAGGAATTTGGCGGCGGGGGCCATAAGACAGCTAGCGGAGCAACTGTCCGAGGCGATATTAATCAAGTCAGGAGAAAAGTCTTAAGTAGGATTAAGGAAGAAGTGTCAAAATTATAA